The region GACAGGAGGAGGAGCCGTTCTCGCTCCCCGCACAGGAGACGGTCCAGGTGAGGGGCAGAAACACCAACACCGGGGTGGGGACGAGCTGGAGAGCCCGGCCGAGGGCAGCGAGGGGCTGGTGGGAACTTGTGAACGCTGTAAAACCGTCTGCGGTAACGGCACAGCCGGGGAGCTGCAAACACCCCTGCGTTTGCAACGTCAGGTCACCGAGACGGCACCGATCCAgctcctcctccccgccgcggCTGAAGGAGCGGCGGGATGAAGAGAAGAAGGAGGTAAAGGACTCCAAAGGCAAAGAGCGTCAGATCACAGGTGAGGGGGTGGATTTTCCTCCTTAAATACATCCTGGGTTCCCCATTTGGGTTGGGACCAGCCCAGGGGACATGCGGGTGCTTGATTAAAGTGTTTTTGGTGAACCCCAGTGGCTGTGTTTGTTGAACTCATTTATTTCCCTCTGCAGAGGAGGATTTGCAGGGCAAGACAGAAGAGGAAATTGAGATGATGAAAACGATGGGGTTTGCCTCTTTCGACACAACAAAAGTGAGTGTGGGTCGGCTTGGTGGAGCCCACAGCTGCCT is a window of Strix aluco isolate bStrAlu1 chromosome 28, bStrAlu1.hap1, whole genome shotgun sequence DNA encoding:
- the SNRNP27 gene encoding U4/U6.U5 small nuclear ribonucleoprotein 27 kDa protein; this translates as MGRSRSRSPPRRERRRSRSTSRERERRRRERSRSRDRDRRRSRSRSPHRRRSRSPRRHRSSSSSPPRLKERRDEEKKEVKDSKGKERQITEEDLQGKTEEEIEMMKTMGFASFDTTKGKKVDGAANAYAINVSQKRKYRQYMNRKGGFNRPLDFIA